In Malus sylvestris chromosome 16, drMalSylv7.2, whole genome shotgun sequence, the following are encoded in one genomic region:
- the LOC126607120 gene encoding mitochondrial outer membrane import complex protein METAXIN-like, with the protein MEGYTLVARKSCFGLPTACPSCLPVYFYLKFAKVPFRLDFNLTYPDSDKIPYIESGEYVIYNNEKGGIIERLKEDRITDLDTEFHTNPEWISTKAMISSWISDALTYELWVGTDGCSAKEIYYSDLPWPIGKILFYKKFYTVKQQLGITNDSAEKVEEHIYRRASLAFGALSRRLEEQKFLFEDRPSSLDAVFLGLALITLQALPETSVLRSKLLEHENLVKYADRLKVEFVDSGSPSSVPNFHGNSSSAAPRRGPSNSSSKPKSKPKREETKEEKSFKRRARYFLTAQLVSVVLFVTLLSRVDEADVEVDDDGYE; encoded by the exons ATGGAAGGTTACACTCTCGTCGCGAGAAAGTCCTGCTTCGGCTTGCCCACTGCATGCCCTTCATGCTTGCCCGTCTACTTTTACCTCAAATTTGCCAAAGTTCCTTTCCGCTTAGATTTCAATCTTACCTACCCCGACTCTG ATAAAATCCCTTACATTGAATCTGGTGAGTATGTGATCTATAATAATGAGAAGGGTGGCATTATCGAAAGACTGAAAGAAGATCGCATCACTGATTTGGACACTGAATTTCACACAAACCCAGAATGGATATCTACAAAGGCAATGATCAGCTCCTGGATTTCTGATGCCCTTACGTATGAACTCTGGGTGGGAACTGATGGTTGTTCTGCCAAAGAGATATATTATTCTGATCTCCCATGGCCAATTGGAAAGATTCTATTCTATAAGAAATTTTACACTGTAAAGCAGCAACTTGGGATTACTAATGACAGCGCTGAGAAAGTAGAAGAACAT ATATACAGGAGAGCCAGCCTTGCATTTGGAGCTCTGTCACGTCGGTTGGAGGAACAAAAGTTTTTATTTGAAGACAG GCCATCAAGTTTGGACGCAGTCTTTCTTGGACTGGCACTTATCACTCTTCAAGCATTACCA GAAACATCGGTACTGCGGAGCAAGCTTTTAGAACATGAAAACCTTGTTAAGTATGCTGATAGGCTTAAGGTGGAGTTTGTGGACTCAGGTTCACCATCTTCAGTTCCAAACTTTCATGGAAACTCTTCATCAGCAGCTCCTAGAAGAGGTCCTTCAAACTCGA GTTCTAAGCCCAAGAGTAAACCCAAAAGGGAAGAGACAAAGGAGGAGAAAAGTTTTAAGAGAAGGGCCAGATATTTTTTAACAGCACAGCTGGTTTCAGTTGTACTTTTCGTCACTCTCCTAAGTCGAGTTGATGAGGCTGATGTCGAAGTTGATGATGATGGGTATGAATAG